The Bacteriovorax sp. BAL6_X genome window below encodes:
- a CDS encoding type IV pilus twitching motility protein PilT, whose amino-acid sequence MSSDGTQTKTKTETKTGAVTSAESLKIQQLFKLMVDNGGSDLHLTPGTAPAMRVNGDIVRVKLPALDASTSKSLIYQILSEEQRNEFEKNLELDLAFGIKGLARFRANIFYSKGGVAAVFRLIPSAVPDFKALNLPNVLMEMTDVSNGLFLVTGPTGSGKSTTLAALINRLNEMEPAHIVTLEDPVEFVHPHKTSIVNQREIGRDTHSFENALKGLLRQDPDIVLVGEMRDVETIEAALTVAETGHLVFGTLHTNSCVQTINRLVNVFPSDQQDQVRTLLSFVLQGVVSQQLLPKTYEPGRVACLEILRPTPAIRNLIREDKMHQIYSQMQIGQDQTGMTTMNQSIKKHVDSGAIDVETAMSYSTNPEELGPQLGIKER is encoded by the coding sequence ATGAGTAGCGATGGTACGCAAACAAAAACTAAAACGGAAACAAAGACTGGTGCTGTCACGAGTGCCGAATCCCTAAAAATCCAACAACTATTTAAGTTGATGGTTGATAATGGTGGCTCAGATTTACACTTAACACCTGGGACAGCTCCAGCAATGAGAGTTAATGGTGATATTGTAAGAGTAAAACTTCCTGCCTTAGATGCTTCTACAAGTAAGTCGCTTATTTATCAAATTCTTTCTGAAGAACAAAGAAATGAATTTGAAAAAAACCTAGAACTCGATCTTGCCTTTGGAATTAAAGGGCTAGCGCGTTTTAGGGCCAATATATTCTATTCAAAAGGTGGAGTGGCCGCAGTATTTCGTTTGATTCCTAGTGCTGTTCCTGACTTTAAAGCACTGAACTTACCAAATGTATTGATGGAAATGACTGATGTTTCAAATGGTCTCTTTCTTGTAACGGGACCAACTGGTTCGGGGAAATCAACAACACTTGCAGCACTTATTAATCGTCTTAATGAGATGGAACCTGCTCATATTGTAACTCTTGAAGACCCTGTCGAATTTGTCCATCCACATAAAACAAGTATTGTGAATCAGCGTGAGATTGGACGTGATACTCACTCATTTGAAAATGCTCTTAAAGGACTCCTAAGACAGGACCCTGATATTGTTCTTGTTGGTGAGATGAGGGATGTGGAAACAATTGAAGCTGCTTTAACTGTTGCGGAAACAGGACACCTAGTTTTTGGTACACTCCACACTAACTCGTGTGTGCAGACGATTAATCGACTTGTAAACGTTTTTCCGTCTGATCAACAAGACCAAGTACGTACACTGCTTTCATTTGTTTTACAAGGAGTTGTCTCACAGCAGCTATTACCAAAAACATATGAACCAGGGCGAGTTGCTTGTCTTGAGATTTTAAGGCCAACACCGGCCATTAGAAATTTAATACGTGAAGATAAAATGCACCAGATTTACTCACAGATGCAAATTGGTCAGGATCAAACAGGAATGACGACAATGAATCAATCTATTAAAAAGCATGTAGATTCTGGTGCAATTGATGTTGAGACAGCAATGTCATATTCAACAAACCCAGAGGAACTAGGTCCACAGCTAGGTATTAAGGAGCGATAG
- a CDS encoding GspE/PulE family protein, protein MIRKEFLEVISKTGMVPRKDLVPLAANKNPGVVSELDLLKFNFFDDIKFAKAVAEQSGLAYVDLKETRVPGSTLKLVKKGVATKFRIVPLKRQSGTISLAIFDPSLVEIRAEIQKEIQSNVEFVLTSLSAWKTLYQNIQASIDEILETVREVRGDQAQGDENVKEEDIGEDIISYVNKVLAEAYIKKVSDIHVEPYENNFRIRFRLDGSLHEYAAPPRSMLLPLVSRMKILSQLDISERRIPQDGRIKLEIDGNPIDYRVSTLPTLFGEKVVMRLLDQSNLQLDMTKLGFEKKQLEVFLEGIRQPYGMCLVTGPTGSGKTTTLYSALSELNNIEKNISTAEDPCEFNLEGINQVNVRKDIGLDFARALKAFLRQDPDIIMVGEIRDQEVGEIAIEAALTGHMVLSTLHTNDAPSTVTRLLNMGIEPFLVTGALNVVVAQRLCRKICENCKTLDKSVTVDQIVACGVTPNSAKNLKVYHGTGCEFCDGSGYKGRVAIYEVLEMTPAARDLVLKHCSSDDLKKQAIADGMKTLRMSALTKVAEGVTTLAEAIKNSSVDKL, encoded by the coding sequence GTGATAAGAAAAGAATTTCTAGAAGTCATTTCAAAAACCGGTATGGTACCACGAAAAGATTTAGTGCCATTAGCTGCGAATAAGAACCCTGGTGTTGTATCAGAATTAGATCTATTAAAGTTTAATTTTTTTGATGATATTAAATTTGCAAAGGCCGTAGCAGAACAAAGTGGCCTAGCTTATGTTGATTTAAAGGAGACTCGTGTACCTGGATCAACACTAAAACTAGTAAAAAAAGGTGTTGCAACAAAATTTCGTATTGTCCCTTTAAAGAGGCAGTCAGGTACTATATCTTTAGCTATTTTCGATCCGTCACTTGTTGAAATTCGTGCAGAGATACAAAAGGAAATTCAATCAAACGTTGAGTTTGTACTTACATCTTTATCTGCATGGAAAACTCTTTATCAAAATATTCAAGCATCAATTGATGAAATTCTTGAAACAGTAAGGGAAGTTAGGGGTGATCAGGCCCAAGGTGATGAGAATGTAAAAGAAGAGGATATTGGTGAAGATATCATCTCATACGTTAATAAAGTATTAGCGGAAGCGTATATTAAAAAGGTATCCGATATTCATGTGGAGCCTTATGAAAATAATTTTAGAATTAGATTTCGATTAGATGGTTCTCTCCATGAGTACGCTGCTCCTCCAAGGTCAATGCTATTGCCATTAGTTTCAAGAATGAAAATTCTTTCACAACTTGATATCTCTGAAAGGAGAATTCCACAAGATGGGCGTATTAAATTAGAGATTGATGGCAACCCTATTGATTATCGTGTTTCTACTCTTCCGACATTATTTGGCGAGAAAGTTGTAATGCGACTTTTGGATCAATCAAATCTTCAGTTAGATATGACAAAGCTAGGTTTCGAAAAAAAACAACTTGAAGTTTTTTTAGAGGGTATTAGACAACCGTATGGAATGTGTCTTGTTACCGGCCCAACAGGTTCAGGGAAAACAACGACTCTATACTCTGCATTGTCAGAACTTAATAATATTGAAAAAAATATTTCGACGGCCGAAGATCCTTGTGAATTTAACTTAGAAGGGATTAATCAGGTAAACGTTAGAAAAGATATTGGACTGGACTTTGCTAGAGCTCTTAAGGCATTTCTTAGACAGGATCCAGACATTATCATGGTTGGAGAGATTCGTGATCAGGAAGTAGGTGAGATTGCCATTGAAGCGGCCTTAACTGGTCACATGGTTTTATCAACTCTTCACACAAATGATGCCCCATCTACAGTTACACGTTTACTAAATATGGGAATAGAACCTTTTCTAGTAACAGGCGCCCTAAATGTCGTTGTTGCACAAAGATTATGTCGAAAGATTTGTGAAAACTGTAAGACTCTCGATAAAAGTGTAACTGTTGATCAAATTGTTGCATGTGGTGTGACTCCAAACTCTGCGAAAAATCTTAAGGTATATCACGGTACAGGTTGTGAGTTTTGTGATGGCTCCGGTTATAAGGGACGAGTTGCTATTTATGAAGTTCTGGAGATGACTCCTGCTGCAAGAGATCTTGTTTTAAAACATTGTTCGTCGGATGACTTGAAAAAGCAGGCAATAGCAGATGGGATGAAGACATTGAGAATGTCGGCCCTGACTAAAGTTGCTGAAGGTGTCACAACTTTAGCTGAAGCAATTAAGAATTCAAGTGTTGATAAATTATAA
- a CDS encoding shikimate dehydrogenase substrate-binding domain protein has protein sequence MLKLGLLGKNIQHSKSPDIYDELYDGKVKYTLLDIDDEKNIPKLKEIFSSLQGLSITAPYKKHFLNEVSLEESVKEIGAINCIKYDGTQFFGTNTDYLAAKEIILKNSYEQRDVVMLGDGAMTNMFKVLFKELNIIFHQFSRRKNGDLNSVKYDSFVDLDKALFINCCARQFHFNSELSKNSIFWDMNYSHEYHLSFLSNKLTYVDGSELLYLQAVAAKKFWNFTL, from the coding sequence ATGCTTAAGCTGGGTCTTTTGGGAAAGAATATTCAACATTCAAAGTCACCAGATATATATGATGAACTCTATGATGGTAAAGTCAAATACACTCTTTTGGATATTGATGATGAAAAAAATATTCCAAAATTAAAAGAGATATTCTCTAGTCTTCAAGGACTTTCGATTACAGCTCCCTATAAGAAACACTTTCTAAACGAAGTCTCACTAGAAGAGAGCGTAAAGGAAATTGGTGCAATTAATTGCATTAAGTATGATGGAACACAATTTTTTGGCACAAATACTGACTATTTGGCCGCTAAAGAGATCATTCTCAAAAACTCATATGAACAAAGAGATGTTGTTATGCTGGGTGATGGCGCTATGACAAATATGTTCAAAGTTTTATTTAAAGAGCTAAATATCATTTTTCATCAATTCTCTAGACGAAAGAATGGCGATCTTAATTCTGTTAAATATGATTCGTTTGTTGATCTAGATAAGGCACTGTTTATTAATTGTTGCGCACGACAATTTCACTTTAATTCCGAACTATCTAAAAACTCAATTTTTTGGGACATGAACTATTCCCATGAATATCATCTGTCTTTTCTGAGTAATAAACTCACTTATGTAGACGGAAGTGAACTTCTTTACCTACAAGCAGTAGCCGCAAAAAAATTTTGGAACTTTACGTTATAA